A region of Bradyrhizobium sp. SZCCHNS1050 DNA encodes the following proteins:
- the boxB gene encoding benzoyl-CoA 2,3-epoxidase subunit BoxB gives MNMNIMNVDYSTKIPNNVNLAEDRQVLKALEGWHPGYVDWWNDMGPEGFQQSLVYLRTAYSVDPRGWAKFDYVKMPDYRWGILLAPQEEDRKIPFGEHYGEPAWQEVPGEYRALMRRLIVIQGDTEPASVEQQRHLGKTAPSLYDMRNLFQVNVEEGRHLWAMVYLLQKYFGRDGREEADELLRRRSGDADSPRMLGAFNEKTPDWLSFFMFTYFTDRDGKMQLHSLAQSGFDPLSRTCRFMLTEEAHHMFVGETGVGRVIQRTVEAMRAAGIDDPTDIAKVRALGVIDLPTIQKKLNLHYTLSLDLFGSEVSTNAANAFNAGIKGRYHETQIQDDHQLKNSTYPVLKLVDGEIKRVDEPALTALNMRLRDDYSQDCVKGLLRWNKIITTAGYDFQLKLPHTAFHRAIGEFKDVHATPDGILIDEGTWAKRKGDWLPSADDGAYISSLMKPVTEIGEYASWIAPPKVGIDNKPGDFEYVKIET, from the coding sequence ATGAACATGAACATCATGAACGTCGACTACTCGACCAAGATTCCGAACAACGTGAATCTCGCCGAGGACCGCCAGGTCCTCAAGGCGCTGGAAGGCTGGCATCCCGGCTACGTCGATTGGTGGAACGACATGGGCCCCGAGGGCTTCCAGCAGTCGCTGGTGTACTTGCGCACGGCCTATTCGGTCGATCCGCGCGGCTGGGCGAAGTTCGATTACGTCAAGATGCCCGACTATCGCTGGGGCATCCTGCTGGCTCCGCAGGAAGAGGATCGCAAGATCCCGTTCGGCGAGCACTATGGCGAACCGGCCTGGCAGGAGGTTCCCGGCGAATATCGCGCGCTGATGCGCCGCCTGATCGTGATCCAGGGCGACACCGAGCCGGCCTCGGTCGAGCAGCAGCGCCATCTCGGCAAGACGGCGCCGTCGCTCTACGACATGCGCAACCTGTTCCAGGTCAACGTCGAGGAGGGCCGTCACCTCTGGGCGATGGTCTACCTGCTGCAGAAATATTTCGGCCGCGACGGCCGCGAGGAGGCCGACGAGCTGCTGCGCCGCCGGTCGGGCGATGCGGACAGCCCGCGCATGCTCGGCGCCTTCAACGAGAAGACGCCGGACTGGCTGTCGTTCTTCATGTTCACCTACTTCACCGACCGCGACGGCAAGATGCAGCTGCACTCGCTCGCGCAGTCCGGCTTCGATCCGCTGTCGCGCACCTGCCGCTTCATGCTGACGGAGGAGGCGCATCACATGTTCGTCGGCGAGACCGGCGTCGGCCGCGTCATCCAGCGCACGGTCGAGGCGATGCGCGCCGCCGGGATCGACGATCCCACCGACATCGCCAAGGTCCGCGCGCTGGGCGTGATCGACCTGCCGACCATCCAGAAGAAGTTGAACCTGCACTACACGCTGTCGCTCGACCTGTTCGGCTCGGAGGTCTCGACCAACGCGGCCAATGCCTTCAATGCCGGCATCAAGGGCCGCTATCACGAGACCCAGATCCAGGACGATCACCAGCTCAAGAACTCGACCTATCCGGTGCTCAAGCTGGTCGACGGCGAGATCAAGCGGGTCGACGAGCCGGCGCTGACCGCGCTCAACATGCGCCTGCGCGACGACTATTCGCAGGACTGCGTCAAGGGCCTGCTGCGCTGGAACAAGATCATCACGACCGCAGGCTACGACTTCCAGCTCAAGCTGCCGCATACCGCCTTCCACCGCGCCATCGGCGAGTTCAAGGACGTCCATGCGACGCCCGACGGCATCCTGATCGACGAGGGCACGTGGGCGAAGCGCAAGGGCGACTGGCTGCCGTCGGCCGACGACGGCGCCTACATCTCCTCGCTGATGAAGCCGGTCACCGAGATCGGCGAATACGCCTCGTGGATCGCGCCCCCGAAGGTCGGGATCGACAACAAGCCGGGTGACTTCGAGTACGTGAAGATCGAGACTTGA